In Pocillopora verrucosa isolate sample1 chromosome 13, ASM3666991v2, whole genome shotgun sequence, one genomic interval encodes:
- the LOC131773929 gene encoding N-glycosylase/DNA lyase-like, whose translation MADKMSSTWRRLYVDKLKARIRLDFTLASGQSFRWRETAPGEWTNVLSSYVWTLKQDESGILYRVYESVVVKNKRILKEVRKCPEHSVSCYSTEKLPQSDVYECILRDYFQLGVETESLYDEWRAKDPHFVKVSESMQGVRVLRQDPIETLFAFICSSNNNIPRISGMVAKLCHDYGENLGEIDGVSYYSFPDMKDLNGPRVEQHLRSIGFGYRAKFISQCASYILEHYDSKWLETLRSVPYDEAHEALCKLPGVGAKVADCVCLMSLDKHDAVPVDTHVWQITAKHYMPQLARTKSLTAKVYKQIGDHYRDLFGKYAGWAQSVLFVADLKRFQDTQTTSLTNLNSKSAKRSMESDMPSTSSSKRPAKKKKKNRI comes from the exons ATGGCCGACAAGATGTCGTCGACATGGAGAAGACTTTATGTCGATAAATTAAAGGCAAGGATTCGATTAGATTTCACTCTTGCAAGTGGACAATCATTTAGATGGAGGGAAACAGCGCCTGGGGAATGGACAAACGTGTTATCAAGCTACGTGTGGACCCTTAAACAGGACGAGAGTGGTATTTTGTATCGTGTCTACGAGTCAGTTGTTGTAAAGAACaaacgaattttaaaagaagttcGTAAATGTCCAGAACACAGTGTTAGTTGTTACTCAACTGAAAAACTACCTCAGTCCGATGTATACGAGTGCATTCTACGAGATTACTTTCAGCTTGGAGTCGAAACTGAATCGCTCTACGACGAGTGGAGAGCCAAGGATCCTCACTTTGTCAAAGTTTCAGAGAGTATGCAAGGCGTTCGAGTTTTACGACAAGACCCAATAGAAACTCTGTTTGCGTTTATATGCTCATCAAACAATAATATCCCACGGATTAGCGGAATGGTTGCAAAACTTTGTCATGATTATGGAGAGAATCTTGGAGAAATTGATGGTGTTTCATACTATAGTTTCCCTGACATGAAAGATTTGAATGGGCCAAGAGTTGAACAGCACTTGCGAAGTATTGGGTTTGGGTATCGAGCAAAATTTATAAGTCAATGTGCAAGCTACATTCTTGAACATTATGACAGTAAGTGGTTGGAGACCCTAAGAAGTGTGCCATATGATGAGGCCCATGAAG CGCTTTGTAAGCTACCAGGTGTGGGAGCCAAGGTTGCGGATTGTGTTTGCCTAATGTCATTGGACAAACATGATGCTGTTCCAGTGGACACACATGTGTGGCAGATAACTGCAAAACACTACATGCCCCAACTTGCAAGGACCAAGTCTCTTACTGCCAAGGTTTATAAGCAAATTG GTGATCATTACAGGGACCTGTTTGGGAAGTATGCTGGATGGGCACAATCG GTTCTTTTTGTCGCTGATTTAAAGAGATTTCAAGATACTCAAACTACCAGTTTAACAAATTTAAACTCAAAATCTGCCAAG AGGTCTATGGAATCCGATATGCCGTCAACAAGCAGCTCCAAGCGTCCcgccaaaaagaaaaagaagaaccGGATATAG